A region of Flavobacteriales bacterium DNA encodes the following proteins:
- a CDS encoding alpha/beta hydrolase has protein sequence MKTVLYILLLVFTSSCGFNKVFLVPTKISTTQLPFKTVYNKKADTLIIENKETLKPYFKNVENKPIEVGYSMESFFIDSKSGNKLHAWVIANDSVYNGKNIIFFHGNAGNLVSQHKMMLPFVKAGYKVFMADYSGFGFSTGKATRKNVLMDGNAAITYFTNLDADTTHKWIIYGQSLGGHLTPVVALANEPLIDGIIVEGAFTSHQDIGANSAGFIARLLIAEKYSAKKAIQQFKKPVLIIHSTHDEIIPYHMGEELFELANQPKQFYQVDKCHICGPVYFAENILQKMEELFGK, from the coding sequence ATGAAGACTGTTTTATATATTTTGTTGCTTGTTTTTACTAGTTCATGTGGGTTTAACAAGGTTTTTCTTGTACCAACAAAAATTAGTACAACACAACTTCCTTTTAAAACGGTTTACAACAAAAAAGCAGATACTTTAATTATAGAAAATAAAGAAACACTAAAACCGTATTTTAAAAATGTCGAAAACAAACCAATAGAAGTTGGTTATAGCATGGAAAGTTTTTTTATTGACAGCAAAAGTGGAAACAAATTACACGCCTGGGTTATTGCTAACGATTCTGTTTACAACGGAAAGAACATCATTTTTTTTCATGGCAATGCAGGTAATTTGGTTTCGCAACATAAAATGATGTTGCCTTTTGTAAAAGCTGGTTACAAGGTTTTTATGGCTGATTACAGTGGCTTTGGATTTTCTACAGGAAAAGCCACGCGTAAAAATGTGTTAATGGATGGAAATGCTGCAATAACTTATTTTACCAATTTAGATGCTGACACAACGCACAAATGGATAATTTATGGGCAATCGTTGGGAGGACATTTAACTCCAGTTGTAGCATTGGCTAACGAGCCATTAATTGATGGGATAATTGTAGAAGGTGCGTTTACCTCGCACCAAGATATTGGAGCAAACTCGGCTGGTTTTATTGCTCGTTTGCTTATAGCAGAAAAATACAGTGCTAAAAAAGCCATACAACAGTTTAAAAAACCAGTGTTGATTATACACAGTACGCACGACGAAATTATTCCTTACCATATGGGAGAAGAGCTATTTGAATTAGCTAACCAACCCAAACAATTTTACCAAGTAGATAAATGCCACATTTGTGGGCCAGTTTATTTTGCTGAAAACATTTTACAAAAAATGGAGGAGCTTTTTGGGAAGTAA